Part of the Zingiber officinale cultivar Zhangliang chromosome 6A, Zo_v1.1, whole genome shotgun sequence genome, TCGTTGTCGCTCGATCACTTAGTTTGTGACTCGTCGTCCGGCTGCTCACTCGCTCGGCCTCACACTCGCCCGGTTAGTCGCTGCCGCTCTATCACTTGGTTGTCGCTCACCAATCCGGCCGCTCACTCGCTCAGTCAGTCGCTCCGCCGGCCGCTCGCTTAATCTGCTCAGGCAGTCATTCGCTCGGCTGAACACTCATTCGCTTGGTCGTTCGCTCACTCAGTCTCTTTGTCCGTTCGACCATAAGCTCGTCTGGTCGCATGCTTGCTCAACCGATCACTTGCTTTGCCCACTCGGCACTCTGTAGTATGCCTTTAGCATTTGATAgaaaaatcaatttttactggtagcctgagattatctactcaggtagataaattgaatttaatttgatatatCTAAATTCGACTAATTCCCTATTATTTTGACAACATATTATTTTATCTAGCATCAAGTATCAACATCTCCAACCTCTTCATCCGCCACAGGTAATGGGATCTCCGTTCATCAGGTACCCTCACTAAAAGGGGAAAGATAGTACAGTCTAGGTCGACAGCCCTCCTTGAGGCCTGCAAGTCCTGACATTGGCAAGCTTTCTCCCCCTACTTCCACTGAGCACCATCAGGAAGTTCGCCATAGAGACGCGAAATGGGAGATAATCCAATGTTTGCCATAGAGTTGCCTTAGTTGAGAAACGACAGCAAAAGGGCAATTTCAGAGCAAGACATAGATTTGTCTCAATCCAATTTGGATTTGACTTGTCTCCCCACTCTCCTCCCTTCACTTCCTCCTTTCTCCTTGCTTTTCCTCTCCCTTCGTTGAGGAGTCTAAAGGTAGTAAAGAACAAGAATGTACCACGAGGCCGCGTGGACTGCTCGATTGAGTGATGGAGGAAGAAGTTGGACGAAATATTACTTCTCTCTTTCTCCGCAAGGTAGGAGTCTCCTTGATTATATAAAGCCCTGAATCGTGACAACATTAAACCTACCAATTAATGGCCGAATAAAGGTTAATTATTGTCTCCGCCCTTCCGACTCGTAACACCAACAACTGACATCGTTATCAGTAGGTTGATTACGGATCCGTGTTCGAAAATTTTAGGTCAATCATTAATACGTTTGTTATACACTTGAGCATATAGGAAAAATTGATAATTACGGTAAAACATTGGTTGATTTGTTTAGATAATATTTGTCCTGAGATACCGGACATGTAAGTTACATTCGTAGCTTAATACAATCCTGATCTGCACCTTTGCAGGCGCATGCATAAGAAAACTGCACCAAATTACGATTAATTATAAATCAATCATCATACCATAAAATTCTCAATGTAAAACTAATTAAACTTCCACACACAACCGTTAGAATCAGGTTTTtatccattcattttcattcactttTTTTTCAGACAGATGTCATCAGAAATGATATTGTATTGGACAAAGACAGTTATCTGTGCGAATGAAACTTCTCCGCACCTGCCCTTGCTCATTAATGGGGCAACGACATGCTGACTCAGTTATGCGTGTGATGGGACGCTGACTCCGCCACGGATCACCTTGTTTCCTCAAGTTTCATTTAATGACTGATTACTGACTGATTAAGATCGAGAGGTTTCTGACTCATTGCTGCATAAGCCAACCGAATAAGTAACGCAGAGCCTTTAAAACCACGAAAAGAAAGGAAGCATTCCCATGGTGTTAGATTTACACACATGATCCAAAGTCAATTTTTTGCCAACTAATCCTTGATCATGGAACATTTCGGTAAACAGTATCCAAGTGTATCTGATGGCAGATTTCCGTGGAAAGTATCTCGCAAAAAATTAGCTTTGGACCACCCACAAAATACAGTAGTCTTAATCTTGATGAGATAACGATAACTACAAGATAAATTGCTGATTCTGAAACCCACAATAATTCTCCTCTTTTCCAACTTCCACTGCTACTACCACCTTATAAAAGGGGACAGCCTTGGTTGTGGCAAAGGGCAATCCAGAGAGCAACAAAGAAACCTCAAGACTTCTTCCGGTATGGACAGCCTAAGCCATGATCAAGTAATTGGGTTTCCTGTAATCCAAGACCACCTAATGCATGCTTCTGATTCTGAGCCAGCTGACCAGTTCCTCAAATCCAATTCTTCCCACTCCAAACAAAGTAATGATTGTGCTGCAGTTTGATCTCAGTCCTGTATATCTTCGTATGCTGTGCTGTATTCTAACTCATATTTCTCGTTCATTTCTGATTGCAGAAAAGGATTCAATCGTTGACTGGATAAGCAAGGCTGGAGAAAAAGCACAAGGCCTGAGAGGGCATGGTATATTATGTTACCATATCTTGAAGAAGCAAGGAATTAATTAGTTCTATGACACACTGAATAAAATTAGTCTACAATGCTTTGGATGCAGTGACCTTGGGCCCTAAGATCTCTGAAACCATGAAGGGCAAGTTGAGCATGGGAACAAGGATTCTCCAAGCCGGTGGCCTCGAGAGTGACTTCCGACAGGCTTTTGCCGTGGGCGAAGGCGAGAAGCTACTGAAAGCCTTCCAGTGCTATTTATCCACCACCGCAGGTCCTATCGCAGGGATGCTCTTCATCTCCGATGAGAAGATTGCATTCCGCAGCGACCAGTCGCTCAAGCTAACTTCTCCTAAAGGAGACCTGGTGAAGGTGCCATACAAGGTTATATATCAAAATCCATAACTTCTCTCGCAGCGCTAGCTTTAATTCATGCGTGTGGTGGTTTAACAATGTTCTTGTGCTACAGGTTTTGATTCCATTGATAAATATAAAGGTAGCACAACCAAGCGAGGACACAAGGAAGCCAAGGCACAAGTATGTTCAGATTGTCACAGAGGATGAGTTTGAGTTTTGGTTCATGGGCTTTGTGAGCTGCGAGAGAGCCTTCAGGTACTTGCAGCAGGCAATCTCAGCACAACAATAATAATTCAAGCAGATGGCGTGAGAGGAAGTGATTAATTAATTACAGTGTCTCGGTGTGCCAAGTAGTGAAATTGCTTGATGTCTTCATCAATTGGGGAGCAGAGTTTTGTGTATGTAAAAGAATAGCCATTTGTTATTGTCTCTTTGTTTCTACGATAAGAGTTAGGAAACAAGTAGAAAGCAGCTTGGAGTTGTATAATAGAATTGTATACGATTGTAGATGTTGATTGTGAATTAAGCTTTTGTTTATGAAATCAAACAATTATTAATAGAGTTGCAAATTCATTAGTGATGAACAGTGACGATCAGTCAGTATAAATATGAtccaataaaatttaaaaaacatttttttaaaagaaaaaggaaaaaaaatatgtgGATTTAGTAtttttgatttaatatttttgcGGAAAGCCAATGAGAGAATTGATCGACTTTTCCTCGTTCTCTCTCTGGCTCTGCGATTTCTCACAGGCCGCAGCTGCGCACGGCGACAATGGCGAGGCCTCCGCGGCACTCACGGCTGCTCCCCGGACGGAGATCCTCCCCCTTCACTCTCATTCTGGTGGCGCTACTCACTGTCTCGgtggtcctcctcatgctcctcGCTCTGGGGATCTTCTCCCTCCCTGTTGAATCCGACGGTCCCGCCAAGCACGGTCCTCGAAGATCCATCCGGGAGGCGTGCGTTGAGCTCTTGTTTCATGGTGGTGTTACTAGAGGCAGATCGATCGGATCTGTAGGCTTTCGCCTTGGATCCGGTGGGTCCCCGCTTCGACGCTAGTGATTGTGTTTCTGGGTTTTGCAGGAAGAATGAGCCGGAGCACGGAGAGGATCAGTGGACGGAGGTGATCTCGTGGGAACCCAGGGCATTTGTGTATCACAATTTTATGGTTGATTCCCATTCTCTTCTTTTATAAGTTTATGTTGCTTCCTCCCTTTCAAGTTGGCTTATTCTTCTTGATTCTCTAGTTTACTCTGTGGGATGTATCTGCCTCATTTATGGATCTGAATAATGGTGAAATTGCCTCCAATAATCGCCTCTCTTCTGAAAAATTGGCTAATTTTTTCGACAATTGAGTCACAGTGCACTCGCCTGTGAATCCTTGTGAAGAAATAGGCTGTTTAACGAAAGACAACTATGGGAAGTAGGATAGTCCTCTGAAGAGAGTGTCTAATGTTTTGAAAGATGAGATCTTGGTTGTTTTTTTTCTTAGTTTCAATGTTTGTAAGTCGGGTGATTTCAAGGTTTGCTGGAGTGCTTCAGGCCTTTTCTTTTTTAAGTCCTTCAATCATCTAGTTTACATTACTTTGAAGTCCTAAGTTCTACATTTCCATCTCATGCCCAATCTATTTCTTTATCCtttctattttgatttttttctttgTGGCGATATCCATATCTAAAATGGCAACATCAACCCCTCATCATTTTACATTATTGTGCCTACTTTTCTACCAGTTTGGCATGAGTAGAGCATAATAAAGTTGCTGTGTACACTTATTGCTCCATCCGCCATGAAGATATGATAACATGGGTTCAAGAGACAAATCTTAGCTTCCTTTTTTTTGATGAAAAAATATTAACTTCCTTAATTGTTATCATCCTGTTGTTTGTTCCTATGACCTTTATTTTCTCTCAAGTGTTGCCTAGTCACCTATGCATGTTATATCGTCTGCATGGTTTTTAATGTTATTCATGTCTTTTATAAGTGACAATAGCTGTTTTATATGTGTGCTAATCAGTCCCAGAAAGAGTGTGAGTACCTCATTGAATTAGCAAAGCCTCACATGCAGAAGTCAACAGTTGTAGATAGTGTGACAGGTCGGAGTAAAGACAGCAGGTTTATATTTCATTTCCCTGTCTCTTTTATCATCTGGCTGCTAGTTAATCATCTTAAAGTGTAACAATGTCTTCCAGGGTGCGGACAAGTGCTGGCATGTTTCTTAGAAGAGGACAAGACAAAATCATCCGAACAATTGAGAAAAGAATAGCAAACTTTTCCTTCATACCGATGGGTGTGTATTTAGTATGTTATATGAACTGAAGAATTATGCCTGTTGGTTTATAGTATTTCAGGATGTGTTAGATTCTGGTTtatacaaaattatttttctgtGTTGCTATCTGCAAACGCTGACATATATCAGACCTTTGCTCCTCTTAATTTGTCAATATTATGTGAATTATAACTAGACTTAAAAAATAACTAGTTATCATGACTATTTATTGCAATTTGGTATCTTCTTACACCTTGACTCTGCTTTCATCTGTGTATTTACTGGTTACATAGTATATCTGAATTCACACTTTTTCCTGAACATACTCACAACTTTACTCTCTtagcttgattttaatttttttttaaaatgtatttCAATTTTTGGGTCATTCATTCAATTTTCTTCTAGTAAATTTCTTGAAGAATGCTGGGTTTCCATCAGTTTCAATTTGCTGAACTTTGCACCCTCTATGTTGGTTATATGAATATCTTACTAATAAAGTCAGTCATCATGCCACTATTCTCCCATCAAAGATGAATTACACATCTATTCTAGTGCCAGTTTTTCGTCAGTCTATTCTGTAGATGTTTTTACACAGCTAAGATTTGGTTTTGTTCCTTAATTCAGAGCATGGAGAGGGTCTTCAGGTTCTTCATTACGAAGTTGGTCAGAAATATGAACCTCACTTTGATTACTTCATGGATGACTTCAACACTAAGAATGGCGGTCAGCGAATAGCTACACTTCTCATGTACCTGTAAGAATCAGCCTATATTGCTTTAGGAGGCTGGTCATtttttttcaaagagtaacatcTTTTGTGACCTTAATGTTGCAATTTTTCTTGATCAGTTCTGACGTAGAGGAAGGTGGTGAAACTGTGTTTCCTTCTGCAAAATTCAACAGAAGTTCTTCACCGGAGTTATCGGAATGTGCAAAGAAAGGCCTTTCTGTTAAACCAAAGATGGGCAATGCTTTACTCTTCTGGAGTATGAAGCCGGATGCCTCCCTGGATCCATCTAGTTTACATggtatattttctatttttttttttttgtgatacgCATACAGCcactaaaataattattttcattgTATCTGTTTGCACAAAAATCAACATCTTACCTACTGACTGAACTCATTGCAGGTGGATGCGctgttattaaaggaaataaaTGGTCTGCTACGAAATGGATGCGTGTTCATGAATATAGAACGTAGTTACTTTGCTGAGAAGGTACTTTAATTCCTTATCCTCCTTGGCTTGAGAAATGCTACTGTGGCCTTCTGAAAGCAACATAATCATCATCTTTTATTCTATTAGGAAGATAAAAAGGCTGAGCAGAAATGCAGTTTTTTGACTTAACGCTGGCATAACTGTGACAGTTAATTACAGTTTGGCCAATTAGATGGATGGATAAAATCAAGCAAGCTACATACTGCATATGCCTTATGCTGCCATTATTTTGAGGTCCTTGTGACATTTTGGCCACAGTTAATCACAATTCCACCAATTAGATGGACGCATAAATGATCAACTGAATATTTACGATAGAGACCTATCTATATATAAACTCTGTTCTCTAATCTGTATTCTTGTGAATGTTATGCTAGGTAACCTAATTAATATGGTAGAATCAGAACTTCATGCTGTAAAGTTGCTCGTTCTTCCAACTGCTGAACATATCTATATAACCTAGATGATGAATGTAgcgtttaattttaaattagaaGAGACGCCTTTTATTGATAATAAAAAATTACGAGGTTGCATCTCTTCTTGAAAGATAAACGAAAGTTATGAGGAAACCACTTGCTCATTTTTATCAAAAAAGCTTGCAGTTACTCTGCTGATTTTTAACTTTGCTTACCTTTGTTGTAGAAAAATTTGCTTTCCAATCTTTTACTGAATGATGCCAAGCAGTTTCTACTTCATACTTCATGTTTAGCATCGAGAGAGATCAATTTAGCATCGAATAGAGATCGGCACGTATGTTGACAGTTGGAGTTCATGGAAACATAATTCAGTTCTTTTCTCCATTTCTCCCTCATTTTTGTAAGTCATGTCAAACTACACATTCAATACCGTGTAGATGCTATGAGTCGAACTTGATACTGTTCAGTTTTCCAACAATATTTTGACAATATGATCTGCCGCTTCAAGCTTCTTAGTTGGATTGGTTGGGCTTGAGATTGCTCAAATCCATAAAACTTGTCAACAATAGAATTGGTTGATTTGATtatttctttaataaatttttatcataatTCGTTGCATTGGTGATAAGTTATTGTTTGCACAATAACCTAGCTTGGTCTGGTGGTGTTTAAACCCAATTTGATGGTCAGTGCatacattttcaaattatattcgGCTACCCTTTACTTTTTGACACTGAGAATTCAAATGAAACACCGACtccattttataaattttatttatcatatttcgTGAGCCGAAACCACCACAAAAGTCCAGTCCCCATATCACCATGGGAAACAAGACTACCTCCCTCCCTTGAAAAGAGACCATGTGCTTGTGAAGAAAACATAAACTGCATGAGGCAGTCCCCTACTTTCCTCACATCTGCTGCAATGTGTGAGGAAAGTAGGCAAGAATCTAACAGCATGCACGTGATCCCAATTTGCTTAGCCAATGGAGTCGCAGCTGCAATCTAAATAGTCAACCAGTTTAACTGTTGCCAGAATTTATTACACTTAGCATTCATTCTTGGACCCCATCCATTTCTTCATGCTGGGATCCTACAATTATAATGTGCACACAAAGGTAAATAAGGCGCTCACTCTTCCCTTTGGAGAGGGCTACAACATTTACACGCTCAGAACTTGCTCCAACAACTCATTACAGTAAAGAAACATCCATCAAAAGTTGAGACCAGAAGTGTAGGTGGCCTTGGGAGACCAGTTCCTTGGGATCACATCTCTTGCTAAGAGGGTGTTTTGAGAGGCCAGTGTGGTGAGCTTTACCGAGAAGGGGCCCTGCAGAGGCCCCCCAGTGATGCACCAAGTTGCTCCCCACACGTGCTGCATCTCTTGCCACTCCACAGAATTTGCCTGCGAGATTTGCTAGTTGTTGAAATCCATATTACAAACTGAGTTCTTTACTAAAAGTTTAACCTTTTGAATTAAATGACCAATCAATCAATACACTGATATGCCATATTCTTCGCATATATCAGGAGTTTCCTGCGAGATTTTAGGCATGATGAAGGGTTTAGGCATTTCAGTTTGGTCTTTGACAAAGACTTTGAAGTATCTACTTTAAGAACCCAAAAAGGGACTAATCTTCCATAAAGAGTTCTAGGATTAGGTAGCTAGTAAACAAGAGAACTTTAATTAATGTTAGGTAGCAACAAGAGCACACGTGACTAAAATCCATGAGTAAAATACCAAATGTTT contains:
- the LOC121998010 gene encoding probable prolyl 4-hydroxylase 3; translation: MARPPRHSRLLPGRRSSPFTLILVALLTVSVVLLMLLALGIFSLPVESDGPAKHGPRRSIREAKNEPEHGEDQWTEVISWEPRAFVYHNFMSQKECEYLIELAKPHMQKSTVVDSVTGRSKDSRVRTSAGMFLRRGQDKIIRTIEKRIANFSFIPMEHGEGLQVLHYEVGQKYEPHFDYFMDDFNTKNGGQRIATLLMYLSDVEEGGETVFPSAKFNRSSSPELSECAKKGLSVKPKMGNALLFWSMKPDASLDPSSLHGGCAVIKGNKWSATKWMRVHEYRT
- the LOC121998017 gene encoding putative GEM-like protein 8; amino-acid sequence: MDSLSHDQVIGFPVIQDHLMHASDSEPADQFLKSNSSHSKQKKDSIVDWISKAGEKAQGLRGHVTLGPKISETMKGKLSMGTRILQAGGLESDFRQAFAVGEGEKLLKAFQCYLSTTAGPIAGMLFISDEKIAFRSDQSLKLTSPKGDLVKVPYKVLIPLINIKVAQPSEDTRKPRHKYVQIVTEDEFEFWFMGFVSCERAFRYLQQAISAQQ